From the Cryptomeria japonica chromosome 2, Sugi_1.0, whole genome shotgun sequence genome, one window contains:
- the LOC131055174 gene encoding probable GTP diphosphokinase RSH2, chloroplastic, with translation MVITTSMAFYASHPSAVCSAPHPCQSTSSFLADYDAHPRHCSTVPKPKIGGLSCLFGAQSIKHSACLANDCLDTSSFSSGMTRRASFNDLGSLRHGETRCEDLASSYSSSYTPVTCSLKIREQSPVSVLQGPRSCATAPIRSPPGRMPRIGDTQHRWDGFKIARDGCFTNFVQSALGSPCLDSEMVSDVTEDLQMGPHDSFVDSSPSTLDDEFTFNIEGNFVEIRHGQDEVHGNFEDRRVPDDTIPGQLHPSFNEILKNAQSRYKIFNEELVIKAFYEAEKAHRGQVRASGDPYLIHCVETAILLASIGSSEIVVAAGLLHDTLDDTMMDSEHLSSLFGNGVAKLVEGVSRLSQFSKLARDNNTANKNDEAERLHTMFLAMADVRVVLIKLADRLHNMMTLGALTFEKQQRIAKETLMIFAPLANRIGVSSWKAQLENLCFKHLYTRDYYELSSKLAEGFREATIMAAIEKLDQALRKENIPYYVLSGRSKSLYSTYLKMLKKKSTIDEIHDLRGIRLIILNEKDCNDALRIVHDLWPVVPGALKDYIKHPKSNGYQSLHTVVCGEDMLPLEVQIRTKEMHQQAEFGLAAHWRYKEGDSKHSTFILQMVEWVRWVLTWHSETMDMKLRLARQDADFRPPCPFPSHRDDCPHLDKLSEPPCSLDDPIFVIMMEDDKMTVKELPPNSTVKSLLEKMGSDNLPFTSYGATIKEELMPKLNHETVCDLSQKLKTGDLVELRPSIPDKSLIECREEMKRLFNKAYGDKDESSEMLRRSSQIKPVPSYI, from the exons ATGGTAATCACGACTTCAATGGCTTTCTATGCCAGTCATCCGAGTGCCGTATGCTCAGCTCCGCATCCCTGCCAGAGTACTTCTTCCTTCCTAGCAGACTACGATGCACATCCCAGGCATTGCTCAACTGTCCCAAAACCTAAAATTGGAGGCTTGTCCTGCCTTTTTGGTGCCCAATCCATTAAACATTCCGCTTGCTTGGCAAATGATTGCTTGgatacttcttccttttcctctgGGATGACTAGAAGAGCTTCCTTCAATGACCTTGGGAGCCTTCGGCATGGAGAGACCAGGTGTGAGGATTTGGCAAGTTCCTATTCTTCGTCATATACTCCGGTGACGTGTTCCCTCAAGATTAGGGAACAGAGTCCTGTGTCGGTACTGCAAGGTCCTCGCTCTTGTGCTACTGCCCCAATAAGAAGCCCGCCCGGAAGAATGCCTAGGATTGGTGATACACAGCACAGATGGGACGGCTTCAAGATTGCCAGGGATGGGTGTTTTACTAACTTTGTTCAAAGTGCGCTGGGATCGCCATGCCTGGATTCTGAAATGGTCTCAGATGTAACTGAAGATCTGCAAATGGGCCCACATGACAGTTTTGTGGATTCTTCCCCTTCAACTCTTGATGATGAATTCACATTCAACATTGAAGGGAATTTTGTAGAAATAAGGCATGGGCAAGATGAGGTTCATGGAAACTTTGAGGATAGAAGGGTTCCTGATGATACAATCCCTGGTCAACTTCATCCCAGTTTCAACGAAATTCTCAAAAATGCACAGAGCAGATATAAGATTTTCAACGAGGAGCTTGTGATCAAAGCTTTTTACGAGGCTGAGAAGGCACATAGGGGTCAG GTTCGGGCAAGTGGTGATCCATATCTTATACATTGTGTGGAGACTGCTATTTTGCTTGCATCAATTGGATCTAGTGAGATTGTTGTGGCTGCCGGATTGCTCCATGATACACTCGATGATACAATGATGGATTCGGAGCATCTGTCCTCGCTCTTTGGAAACGGTGTCGCAAAATTGGTGGAAGGG GTGTCGAGACTGAGTCAGTTCAGTAAGCTTGCACGTGACAACAACACTGCTAATAAGAATGATGAGGCAGAACGTCTTCACACCATGTTCTTGGCAATGGCGGATGTAAGGGTGGTCTTAATTAAGCTGGCAGATAGATTGCATAACATGATGACCTTGGGAGCTTTAACATTTGAAAAACAACAGCGAATAGCAAAAGAAACACTAATGATTTTCGCTCCTCTAGCTAACCGGATTGGAGTTTCAAGTTGGAAAGCTCAACttgaaaatttatgttttaaacacCTCTACACTCGAGACTATTATGAGCTTTCTTCTAAACTTGCTGAGGGGTTCAGGGAAGCAACTATCATGGCTGCAATTGAAAAATTGGATCAAGCTCTGAGGAAAGAAAACATCCCCTATTATGTTTTATCTGGCAGATCAAAGAGCCTGTACAGTACTTACTTGAAAATGTTGAA GAAGAAGTCAACCATTGATGAAATCCATGATCTGCGGGGTATACGGTTGATTATCCTAAATGAAAAGGATTGCAATGATGCCCTGCGTATTGTTCATGACTTGTGGCCTGTTGTTCCCGGGGCACTTAAAGATTACATAAAACACCCAAAGTCCAACGG GTATCAATCCTTGCACACGGTTGTATGTGGGGAAGACATGCTTCCATTAGAAGTCCAGATTCGAACAAAGGAAATGCACCAGCAAGCAGAGTTTGGTCTTGCTGCACATTGGAGGTACAAAGAGGGTGACTCTAAACATTCAACCTTCATTCTTCAGATGGTGGAATGGGTACGGTGGGTGCTAACATGGCATAGTGAGACTATGGACATGAAGTTGCGGCTTGCACGACAGGATGCAGACTTCAGACCTCCTTGCCCATTTCCTTCTCACAGAGATGACTGCCCACACTTGGATAAGCTTTCTGAACCACCATGCAGTCTGGATGATCCAATTTTTGTGATAATGATGGAAGATGACAAA ATGACAGTAAAAGAGTTGCCTCCCAATTCAACTGTGAAGAGCTTGCTCGAGAAAATGGGCAGCGATAACTTACCTTTTACTTCATATGGTGCCACCATCAAAGAAGAGCTAATGCCGAAACTGAACCATGAAACTGTCTGTGATCTTAGTCAGAAGTTGAAAACGGGTGACTTGGTGGAATTGAGGCCATCGATACCGGATAAATCTTTAATTGAGTGCAGAGAAGAGATGAAGCGATTGTTTAACAAAGCATATGGCGACAAAGATGAATCAAGTGAAATGCTAAGAAGAAGCTCCCAGATCAAACCCGTTCCATCCTATATATAG